Proteins from one Sporohalobacter salinus genomic window:
- a CDS encoding cyclodeaminase/cyclohydrolase family protein: MSFSDYSINEFMTELASDSATPGGGSVAGLCGSLSASLVAMVIRLTKDADLTENAAKLEELQAEALELIDEDSESFDQVMKAFKLPKDTEEEKKERSKAIQKALKGAAITPLKTMELGLKLLKIASKVVKEGNENAVSDVGVAGLLALDAVKSGRYNVLINAESLTDEVSANELKEKSQQILEESEELAAKIEDVVEDRIMG, from the coding sequence ATGAGTTTTTCTGATTATAGCATTAATGAATTTATGACAGAGCTAGCTAGTGATTCTGCTACTCCAGGTGGAGGTAGTGTAGCTGGATTATGTGGTTCATTAAGTGCTAGTTTAGTTGCTATGGTAATTAGATTAACTAAGGATGCTGATTTAACTGAGAATGCTGCTAAATTAGAAGAATTACAGGCTGAAGCTTTAGAATTAATTGATGAAGATTCAGAAAGTTTTGATCAAGTAATGAAGGCTTTTAAGCTTCCTAAAGATACTGAGGAAGAGAAAAAAGAACGCAGTAAAGCAATTCAAAAGGCATTAAAAGGAGCGGCAATTACTCCGCTAAAAACGATGGAGCTAGGATTAAAATTATTAAAAATTGCTTCCAAAGTAGTTAAAGAAGGCAATGAGAATGCTGTTTCTGATGTAGGTGTAGCTGGTTTGTTGGCATTAGATGCTGTCAAAAGCGGCCGCTATAATGTATTGATAAATGCTGAGTCTTTAACTGATGAAGTTAGTGCTAATGAGTTAAAAGAGAAGTCACAACAGATATTAGAAGAATCTGAAGAATTAGCGGCTAAGATTGAAGATGTTGTTGAAGATAGGATTATGGGGTAG
- a CDS encoding adenylyl-sulfate reductase subunit alpha: MSKMKIVTLKTDILIIGGGAAGCYAGIIGKKYNKDVDILIVEKAQIERSGCLAAGISALNAYLNPEQTPESFLEYVKQDTEGLVRDDLVYTIAQGVNEVAHNLEQWGVPFLKDEAGNYLAKGSRSVRINGEQIKPILGNKVKESGVKVLNRINITNYIVQNNQIRGALGFGIRNNKFYVLQAKAVICATGGAAGIYRPNNPGKARHKTWYCPFNTGAGYAMGIRAGAEMTTFEMRFIALRAKDVISPTGTLAQRFNAKQINIKNEKYQENYKKNSTPFRLYATIKENQEGRGPCFLDLTHLNEQDSRKLKKSFLNMSPDIVLKWADENIEPHETQVEIYGTEPYIVGGHSQSGYWIDKNRQTTLEGLFAAGDVAGGAPKKYATGCMVEGKIAVLSALKYISKVKTVKIDNKLITKELNRLIKPLKREEGFLPHALEKRLQKIMDEYAGGLSTNYQLQEEKLLIARKLLQKLNQDLPKGKANNQHQLMKLQEVIDKVKVSQVLVEHLLYRKETRWKGYQERIDYPYKNDKDWLKFVNSIYDPDKKKIEIIEREEPVKQI; the protein is encoded by the coding sequence ATGAGCAAGATGAAAATCGTTACTTTAAAAACCGACATCTTAATTATTGGAGGTGGCGCTGCCGGTTGTTATGCCGGAATTATAGGTAAGAAATATAACAAAGATGTAGATATATTAATTGTAGAAAAAGCCCAAATAGAAAGGAGTGGCTGTTTAGCAGCAGGAATTAGTGCTCTAAATGCTTATCTAAATCCTGAACAGACGCCAGAATCATTTTTAGAATATGTAAAACAAGATACAGAAGGACTAGTTAGAGATGACCTAGTTTACACCATTGCTCAAGGAGTAAATGAAGTTGCCCATAATCTTGAACAATGGGGAGTCCCTTTCTTAAAAGACGAAGCAGGTAATTACCTAGCTAAAGGGTCACGAAGTGTTAGAATTAATGGAGAACAGATAAAACCTATTCTTGGAAATAAAGTTAAAGAAAGTGGAGTTAAAGTTTTAAACAGGATCAATATTACTAACTATATAGTCCAAAATAATCAGATTCGAGGTGCTTTAGGATTTGGAATTAGAAATAACAAGTTTTATGTACTTCAAGCAAAAGCAGTTATCTGCGCTACTGGAGGTGCTGCTGGTATTTATCGTCCTAATAATCCTGGTAAAGCAAGACATAAAACTTGGTACTGTCCATTTAATACCGGAGCCGGATATGCAATGGGAATTAGAGCCGGAGCTGAAATGACAACTTTTGAAATGAGATTTATTGCCTTACGAGCCAAAGATGTAATTTCTCCAACAGGAACTTTAGCCCAAAGATTTAATGCTAAACAAATCAATATTAAAAATGAAAAATACCAAGAAAACTACAAAAAAAATTCAACTCCCTTTAGATTATACGCCACAATAAAGGAAAATCAAGAAGGAAGAGGGCCATGTTTTCTGGATTTAACTCACTTAAATGAGCAGGACAGTCGCAAACTAAAAAAGTCTTTTTTAAATATGTCACCTGATATCGTACTTAAATGGGCTGATGAGAATATTGAACCTCATGAAACACAAGTGGAAATTTACGGAACTGAGCCTTATATAGTAGGTGGTCACTCTCAATCAGGTTATTGGATTGATAAAAATCGGCAAACAACTCTGGAAGGATTATTCGCTGCAGGAGATGTAGCTGGCGGAGCACCAAAAAAATATGCTACTGGCTGTATGGTTGAAGGCAAAATAGCTGTCTTAAGTGCTTTAAAATATATATCAAAAGTAAAAACTGTAAAAATAGATAATAAACTTATAACCAAAGAGTTGAACCGCTTAATTAAACCTCTAAAAAGAGAAGAAGGCTTTCTACCCCATGCATTAGAAAAAAGACTACAGAAAATAATGGATGAATATGCCGGGGGATTGAGTACTAACTACCAACTACAAGAAGAAAAATTGCTAATAGCTCGAAAACTATTACAAAAATTAAATCAAGATTTACCTAAAGGCAAAGCCAATAACCAACATCAATTAATGAAACTTCAAGAGGTAATTGATAAAGTAAAGGTCAGTCAGGTATTAGTAGAACATTTACTATATCGAAAAGAAACTAGATGGAAGGGATATCAAGAACGAATCGACTATCCTTATAAAAATGATAAAGACTGGCTTAAATTTGTTAATTCTATTTATGATCCTGATAAGAAGAAAATTGAAATTATTGAACGTGAAGAACCTGTTAAGCAGATATGA
- the ftcD gene encoding glutamate formimidoyltransferase codes for MAKILECIPNFSEGRDEEKIEKIVQPFKDESGVKLLDYSADKDHNRLVVTMIGSPAALKESVLEAMEIAVDLIDMNEHTGEHPRMGAVDVVPFTPVRGVTMEEAVELSNEVAEEASEKLDLPIYLYEEAATVSERENLADIRRGEFEGFADKIQKPEWKPDYGPAKLHSTAGASVVGARMPLVAFNVNLDTDNLEIANKIARKVRHSGGGLRYCKAIGIDLSERGITQVSMNMTDYTKTALYQSYEMIKFEAERYGVSVIGSELIGLLPAQALFDVAEHYLGVEDFSADQIMENRLLEDL; via the coding sequence ATGGCTAAGATATTAGAGTGTATTCCTAATTTTAGTGAGGGACGAGATGAAGAAAAAATTGAAAAGATTGTGCAGCCTTTTAAGGATGAGTCAGGTGTAAAGCTACTGGATTATTCGGCTGATAAGGATCATAATAGATTAGTAGTGACTATGATTGGTAGTCCAGCTGCATTGAAGGAATCAGTGTTAGAAGCAATGGAGATTGCTGTTGATCTAATAGACATGAATGAACATACTGGAGAGCACCCACGCATGGGGGCAGTAGATGTAGTTCCTTTTACTCCTGTACGTGGAGTAACTATGGAGGAAGCAGTAGAGCTATCCAATGAAGTAGCTGAAGAGGCTAGTGAAAAATTAGACTTACCTATTTATTTATATGAGGAAGCAGCTACTGTTTCTGAAAGAGAGAACTTAGCTGATATTAGACGCGGTGAATTTGAAGGTTTTGCTGATAAGATTCAAAAACCGGAGTGGAAGCCAGATTATGGCCCAGCAAAGCTTCATTCTACAGCTGGAGCTTCAGTAGTTGGAGCTAGAATGCCATTAGTTGCTTTTAATGTTAATCTTGATACTGATAATTTAGAGATTGCTAATAAAATCGCTCGTAAGGTACGTCATTCTGGCGGTGGACTTCGATATTGTAAAGCAATTGGAATTGATTTAAGTGAACGCGGCATTACACAGGTATCAATGAATATGACTGATTATACTAAAACTGCTCTTTACCAGTCTTATGAAATGATTAAGTTTGAAGCTGAACGTTATGGTGTTAGCGTTATCGGTAGTGAATTAATTGGACTTTTACCAGCACAGGCACTATTTGATGTTGCTGAACATTACTTAGGAGTTGAAGATTTCTCTGCTGATCAAATTATGGAAAACAGATTATTGGAGGATCTATAA
- a CDS encoding urocanate hydratase, translating into MEFDVSEAMKIKLSDELPEKTEFKENIRRAPKRELNLSQEEMELALKNALRYIPPKLHEKLAPEFMEELLTHGRIYGYRYRPQGEIKAKPIHEYEGKTLEGKALQLMIDNNLDFDVALYPYELVTYGETGQVCQNWMQYRLIKKYLQEMTRDQTLVVQSGHPLGLFPSNPEAPRVISTNGLMVGMYDDLENFNKAAALGVANYGQMTAGGWMYIGPQGIVHGTYNTLLNAGRKFLDNDLDDDLSGQLYITSGLGGMSGAQAKAVEIAGGIGVIAEVDKSRIDTRYEQGWVSKVSDDLDEIFDWVAEYQQSGEAISIAYYGNIVDLLEYVVDNNIEVDLLSDQTSCHEPYTGGYNPVSLTFKEGRKLLNNNPEEFRKEVDKSLRKHYELIKNLVDSGAYFFDYGNSFMKAVYDAGVKEIAKNEDDPTQGFIFPSYVEDVMGPICFDYGYGPFRWVCLSGKDEDLRKTDQAAMECIDPDRRAQDYDNYQWIADAEENDLVVGSKARILYADGPGRIEIALKFNELVRKGEIGPIMLGRDHHDVSGTDSPFRETANIKDGSNIMAEMSVHCFAGNCARGMTLAVESNGGGVGIGKSFNGGFGLVLDGSKRVDEIIKSAIDWDVHSGVARRAWARNENAIETMMEWTEEKESKGHVTLPYQPEEDLVKDTVADLLEE; encoded by the coding sequence ATGGAATTTGATGTATCTGAGGCAATGAAGATTAAGTTATCTGATGAATTGCCAGAAAAGACTGAATTTAAAGAAAATATTAGAAGAGCTCCAAAAAGAGAGTTGAACTTAAGCCAAGAAGAAATGGAACTTGCTTTAAAAAATGCTTTGCGGTATATTCCACCTAAACTACATGAAAAATTAGCACCAGAATTTATGGAAGAGCTTCTAACGCATGGACGAATTTATGGTTATCGCTATCGTCCGCAAGGTGAGATTAAGGCTAAACCGATTCATGAATATGAAGGTAAGACGCTAGAGGGCAAGGCTCTACAGTTGATGATTGATAATAATTTGGATTTTGATGTAGCGTTATATCCATATGAATTAGTAACTTATGGCGAGACGGGACAGGTCTGTCAAAATTGGATGCAGTATCGACTAATTAAGAAGTATTTGCAGGAGATGACACGAGATCAAACATTAGTGGTTCAATCTGGTCATCCTTTAGGTTTATTTCCTTCTAATCCTGAAGCGCCGCGGGTGATTTCAACTAATGGTTTAATGGTAGGTATGTATGATGATTTAGAGAACTTTAATAAAGCTGCTGCTTTAGGTGTAGCCAACTATGGCCAAATGACAGCTGGTGGCTGGATGTATATTGGACCTCAGGGAATTGTTCACGGGACTTATAATACTTTGCTCAATGCCGGACGTAAGTTTTTAGATAATGACTTAGATGATGATCTATCTGGTCAGTTGTATATTACTTCTGGCTTAGGAGGTATGAGCGGTGCTCAGGCTAAAGCTGTTGAGATTGCTGGAGGTATCGGCGTAATTGCCGAAGTTGATAAGTCAAGAATTGATACTAGGTATGAGCAAGGCTGGGTTAGCAAAGTTTCTGATGATTTAGATGAAATTTTTGATTGGGTAGCAGAATATCAACAAAGTGGTGAAGCTATTTCTATTGCCTATTATGGTAATATTGTTGATTTATTAGAGTATGTGGTAGATAATAATATTGAAGTTGATCTTTTATCTGATCAGACTTCCTGTCATGAACCATACACTGGAGGTTATAATCCTGTTAGTCTTACATTTAAAGAGGGGCGGAAGCTTCTTAATAATAATCCTGAAGAATTTAGAAAAGAAGTTGATAAATCATTAAGAAAACATTATGAATTGATTAAAAATCTTGTTGATAGTGGAGCTTATTTCTTTGATTATGGAAATAGCTTTATGAAAGCTGTTTATGATGCCGGTGTTAAGGAGATAGCGAAAAATGAAGATGATCCTACCCAGGGCTTTATCTTCCCTTCTTATGTAGAAGATGTTATGGGCCCAATCTGTTTTGATTATGGATATGGACCTTTCCGTTGGGTTTGCTTAAGTGGTAAGGATGAAGATTTAAGGAAAACTGATCAAGCTGCTATGGAATGCATTGATCCGGATCGTAGGGCTCAGGATTATGATAATTATCAGTGGATTGCTGATGCGGAAGAAAATGACTTGGTTGTTGGTTCTAAAGCACGAATATTGTATGCTGATGGACCGGGGCGAATTGAAATTGCCCTTAAGTTCAATGAATTAGTACGTAAAGGTGAAATTGGTCCTATTATGTTAGGGCGAGATCATCATGATGTTAGTGGTACAGATTCGCCATTTAGAGAAACAGCTAATATTAAAGATGGTAGTAATATTATGGCTGAGATGTCTGTTCATTGTTTTGCTGGTAACTGTGCTCGCGGAATGACATTAGCTGTAGAAAGTAACGGCGGCGGTGTCGGAATTGGTAAATCCTTCAATGGAGGTTTTGGTTTAGTACTTGATGGTAGTAAACGAGTTGATGAAATTATCAAGTCAGCTATTGATTGGGATGTTCACAGCGGGGTAGCACGTAGAGCTTGGGCTAGAAATGAAAATGCAATTGAAACAATGATGGAGTGGACTGAAGAGAAAGAATCTAAAGGTCATGTAACGCTTCCTTATCAACCTGAGGAAGATTTAGTAAAAGATACTGTTGCTGATCTTTTAGAAGAGTAA
- the hutI gene encoding imidazolonepropionase, producing the protein MSKLLIKNAKELVTCKGRGPKAGERMNELEIIADGALKIEDGIITQVGKTDEIVSKIDEEEFEVIDASGQSVLPGFVDSHTHLVFGGYRADEFNWRVQGKTYTEIMERGGGIINSVDSTRRASQADLKAAAQKRLDSMLSFGVTTVEGKSGYGLNLETELKQLQVMEEINQEHAVDIISTFLGAHSIPDEYEDTSDFVEYLIEEVMPVIVDEVDVDFCDVFCEQGVFSVNEAREILLAGQKLGLKSKLHADEIAQLGGAELAAEIGAVSADHLLKASEQGIKRMAESGTVGVLLPITAFSLKEEYAQGRYMIDNELPVALATDFNPGSCYSESIPLLIALATLYMELTIEEAITALTINGAAAIDKSDQVGSLEVGKRGDLVILDAPSYTHLAYHIGVNSVDKVVKDGEVVVN; encoded by the coding sequence ATGTCTAAATTATTGATTAAGAATGCTAAAGAATTAGTAACTTGTAAGGGCAGAGGACCGAAAGCTGGAGAAAGAATGAATGAATTAGAAATAATTGCTGATGGAGCATTAAAAATTGAGGACGGAATTATTACTCAAGTAGGAAAGACAGATGAGATAGTATCAAAGATAGATGAAGAAGAGTTTGAAGTTATTGATGCTTCAGGGCAGTCTGTATTACCTGGGTTTGTTGATTCTCATACTCATCTTGTTTTTGGTGGTTATCGAGCTGATGAATTTAACTGGAGAGTACAAGGTAAGACTTATACTGAAATAATGGAACGCGGCGGTGGAATCATTAATTCTGTAGATTCTACCCGCCGGGCTTCTCAAGCGGATTTAAAAGCGGCTGCACAAAAACGGCTTGATTCTATGCTATCTTTTGGAGTAACTACTGTTGAAGGGAAGAGTGGTTACGGGCTTAATTTAGAAACTGAATTAAAGCAGTTGCAGGTGATGGAAGAGATTAATCAAGAACATGCTGTAGATATTATCTCGACTTTTTTAGGAGCTCATTCTATTCCAGATGAATATGAAGATACTTCAGATTTTGTTGAGTATCTAATAGAAGAAGTTATGCCAGTAATTGTTGATGAAGTAGATGTTGATTTTTGTGATGTCTTCTGTGAGCAAGGTGTCTTTTCAGTAAATGAAGCTCGTGAGATTTTGTTGGCAGGTCAGAAATTAGGACTTAAGTCTAAACTGCATGCTGATGAAATTGCTCAACTAGGAGGGGCAGAATTAGCTGCTGAGATAGGAGCAGTTTCTGCTGATCATTTACTTAAGGCATCAGAGCAGGGGATTAAAAGAATGGCTGAAAGCGGTACTGTAGGTGTTTTATTACCGATCACAGCCTTTAGTCTAAAAGAAGAATATGCTCAAGGGAGATATATGATTGATAATGAGTTGCCTGTAGCTTTGGCTACTGATTTCAATCCAGGTAGTTGTTATTCAGAATCGATTCCTCTTTTAATTGCTTTAGCTACATTGTATATGGAATTGACTATTGAGGAAGCTATAACTGCTTTAACTATTAATGGAGCAGCAGCAATTGATAAGTCTGATCAAGTTGGTAGTTTAGAAGTAGGGAAAAGAGGCGATCTAGTAATTTTGGATGCTCCTTCTTATACTCACTTAGCTTATCATATTGGAGTTAATAGTGTTGATAAGGTAGTTAAAGATGGAGAAGTTGTAGTTAACTAA